GCCCGCGCCCGCCGACGAGCTGCTCGCCCCGCTGCTGCGGTGCTTCCTGGAAGGCGCCGCCCCCCGCTGAGCCTCCACCCCTGTCGCCCCTGTCGTTCCCCCAAAGGAGCAGCACATGAGCCTGCTGGACCACTTCGACTTCTTCCACCCCGAGGTCCACAACAACCCCTACCCCTACTTCGCCGAGCTGCGCGAGAAGGCGCCCCTCTTCTGGACGAAGAGCCTGCAGGCCCATGTCCTCAGCCGCTACGAGGACGTGGCGTACGTCCTGAAGAACCCCGCCCTGTTCTCCTCGGTGGACATCCGCGTCAACGGCATGCGGCCCCAGGATCGCAACGAGCTCGGTGAGCTCAGCTCGGTGACCAACCTCGTCAACTCGGATCCCCCCATCCACACGCGGCTGCGCGGCCTGGTGAGCCGCGCCTTCCTGCCCAAGCGCATCTCCGAGATGGAGCCCCGCGTGCGCGAGCTGTCGCGCGGGCTCGTCGCGGAGATGACCGCCCAGGGCGAGTTCGACTTCATGGACGGGCTGGCCTCGCCCCTGCCCGTCACCATCATCGCGGAGATGCTCGGCATCGAGATCTCCCGGCGCCGCGACTTCAAGCGCTGGAGCGACTCGCTCATGTCCGCCACCGCCGAGTCCCTGCGCACCGGGAAGATGTCGGAGGAGGCCACCCGCAGTGCCGGCGAGATGTTCGCCTACATGAAGGAGATCGCCGAGAAGCGCCGCCTCGAGCCCAAGGGCGACCTCATCTCCCTGCTCGTCCAGAGCAGCGAGGGCGTGGAGGCCCTGAGCCCCGCGGAGGTGAACTCCTTCGCCGTGCTGCTGCTCATCGCCGGCAACGAGACGACGACCAACCTGCTCGGCAATAGCCTGCTCGCGCTCATCCGCCACCCGGAGCAGTACGAGTGGCTGCGCAACAACCCCTCGCGCGAGGCCTGCGCCGCCGTGGCCGAGGAGACGCTGCGCTACGACTCGCCGGTGGTGGGGCTGATGCGCCGGGCCACGCAGGACGTGGAGCTGGGCGGCGGGAAGGTGCCCGCGGAGTCCACGGTGATGGTGCTGGTGGCGTCCGCCAACCATGACCCGCGCAAGTTCCCCAACCCCGAGCGTTTCGATCCACAGCGAGACACCAACGGCACGCTCTCCTTCGGCCACGGCATCCACTTCTGCCTGGGCGCCCCGCTGACGCGGCTGGAGGCCCCGGTGGCGCTCCAGGAGCTGATGGAGCGCGCCCCGCGGCTGGGCTTCGCCTCCCGCCAGCCCGAGCGCATCGACTACGGCAGCTCGTTCTTCCTGCGCGGGCCCCGCTCGCTCTGGCTGCGCAAGAGCTGACGAATCCACCCCCCGGAGAACACACCGATGACCCCTGAAATCAACCTCAAGACCCGGGAGCTCCGGGCCAATCCGTACCCCACCTATGCCCGCTTGCGGAAGGAGTCACCGGTCGTTCTCTACAAACACCCCATCTTCGGGAAGACCTACTACCTCACGCGCTACAACGACATCGTGAGCTCCTTCACGGATCCACGGCTCGCCAACGACCGCCGCAACGTGTTGGAGGGCAAGAAGGATCCCATGGACCGCTGGTGGGTGCCCAAGCTGTTCCGGATCCTCCAGAACAACATGCTCGCCAAGGACGTGCCGGATCACCGCCGCCTGCGGGACCTGGTGCACAAGGGCTTCACCCCCCGGCGGGTCGAGGAGATGAAGCAGGCGGTGGAGAGAATCGTCAGTGAGCTGCTCGACGCGGCCGAGAAGAAGCCGGCCGTCGACCTGCTCGCCGACTTCGCGCTCCCCCTGCCGCTGACGGTCATCTCGGAGATGATGGGCGTTCCCGAGGAGGATCGGCTGACGTTCCACCGGCAGATGGGCGGCCTGCTGGACAACCTCACCACCCCCGCGGGGTTCCTGCTCCAGACGCCCAACGCCTTCAACATGATGCGCTTCTTCCGCAAGCTCATCCGCCTGCGCCAGACCGAGCCCCGGGATGACCTGCTCACGGCGCTCGTGCAGGCGGAGGAGCAGGGAGACCGTCTCAACGAGGACGAGCTCATCTCCATGATCTTCCTGCTGCTACTCGCGGGGCACGAGACCACGGTCAATCTGATTGGCAATGGGACGCTGGCGCTGCTGCAACACCCGGAGCAGCTCCAGAAGCTGCGCGAGCATCCCGAGCTGATCGGCTCCGCGGTCGAGGAGCTGCTGCGCTACGGCAACCCCGTGGACCAGCCCTCGCCCCGCTACGCGCGGGAGGAGATCCAGCTGGAGGGGCACGTGATTCCGAAGGGCGCCACGGTGATGTGCCTGCTGGCCTCGGCGAACCGGGATGAATCGGTGTTCGAGAACGCGGACACGCTCGACATCACCCGCAAGCCCAACCGCCACGTGGCCTTTGGCATGGGCGTGCACTACTGCCTGGGGGCGCCCCTGGCGCGGCTGGAGGGAACCATCGCGCTCCAGCACCTGGTGCGGCGCTTCCCGGACATGAAGCTCGCCGTGCCCGCGGAGCAGCTGCGCTGGCGCGGCTCCATCGGGCTGCGGGGACTCAAGGCCCTGCCGCTGCTCCTGTCGCCGTCCGGAGCCCCGGCCGCCATGCGCGAGGCCGCCTAGCCGCGTTCCCACCCTGGATGGCGGAGCGGCGGGTTCGATTCCCGCCGCTCTGAGCCGAGCCTGCTCATGTTATGAGGCCCGGCCATGGGTGACTGGAACACACTTCATGTCTTCGATGACAGGCGCTTCCATGAGGAAACGGTGCCCATGCTGCGGGGGAAGAAAGCGGGCCTCGAGGAGCACTTCTCGCGGTTCCTGGAGACCTGCGTCGTACCCGGTCACCGCGACTTCGATTTTGAAGAAGTCCTTCTGCTCTTCCGTCAATTCAACGCTGATTTCACCCGTCACCCTGAGTATGAGGCACTTGTTGCTCAGGAGGGGGAAACGCAATTCGTACGCATCCACCCACGGGAATTCTACATCCGGAGATTCTTCGAGTTCGTCGTGTTTGCTGAATGCGCGAGCTTCTTTCCCCACTTCCAGATGGGAAAGACCCTCTTCACAGGGGCGGTGGACGTGAAACAGGGGGACACCGCCGTGACAGGCCTTCTGGATCATCTCGCGTATGGCTATCCAAACAACCCATGGATGTGGGATGGAGATGGCATTCGAGCGTGGGTGAGTGCCCAGGATGCCAAGGTGATGCACGACTCGGGCAGCATCGTGCCCCAAGAGGAGGAGTACGCGCAGTACGTGGAAGAGTTCCAGCGGTTCCTGGGCGTTGTCACCCAGAACAATCTGGGACTGCTCTCCGCTGTCAATCTCAGCGCTGACCGATACGAGAAAAGCGCGCCCCCTCTCCAGAATGAGAAACTCTGGAAGGGGGTAGAGCTGAAGTACTTGATCTGGCCATAGCTGACACCCTTCCTGGGGGTGCGGCAGCGCGGCCCCAAGCTCCCGCCCGCCACGCTCCCGCGGCTACTGGGGCAGCTCGGCGGCCCGGGCCTTCAGCTCGGCGGCCCGGGCCTTGTCCTGGGACACCCCGAGCCCCTTTTCGTACAAGCCGGCGAGGGCGGCGCAGCCCTGGGCCATTCCGCCCTCACAGGCCTTCTCGTACAGCGCCGCGGCCCTCCCCTCGTCCCGCGCGACTCCCTTGCCCTTGACGTAGTTCATGCCGAGGTTGAAACAGCCCTTGGGTGCCCCACCCTCGCACGCCTTCTCGTACAGCGCGTTGGCCCGCCTCTCGTCCTTCACGACTCCACGGCCCTGCGAGTAGGACACGCCGCCGTTGACACAACCCCGGGCCAGGCCCCCCCGCACGCCTTCTCGAACAGCGCCGCGGCCCGCCCCTCGTCCCGCGCGACTCCCCGGCCGTGCTCGTAGTTCATGCCGAGGTTGAAACAACCCTCGGGCGCGCCGCCCTCGCACGCCTTCTCGTACAGCGCGTTGGCCCGCGCCTCGTCCCGCGCGACTCCTCGGCCCTTCTCGTAGTACACGCCGAGGTTGTAACAACCCTCGGCCATTCCGCCCTCGCACGCCTTCTTGAACAGCGCCGCTTCCCGCCCCTCGTCCCGCGCGGCTCCAAGACCCTGCGCGGAGGACACGCCGAGGTTGTAACAACCCTGGGCCATTCCGCCCTCGCACGCCTTCTCGTACAGCGCGTTGGCCCGCCCCTCGTCCCGCGCGACTCCCCGGCCCTCCTCGAACGCCACTCCGAGGTTGAAACAGCCCGGGAGATCTCCGCCCTTGCACGCCGTCGCGAACAGCACCGCGGCCCGTCCCTCGTCCCGCGCGACTCCACGGCCCTGCGAGTAGAACACGCCGAGGTTGTGACAACCCTGGGCGATGCCGCCCTCGCACGTCTTCGCGTACAGCGCCGCGGCCCGTCCCTCGTCCCGCGCGACTCCACGGCCCTGCTCGTAGACGATGCCGAGGTTGTGACAACCCTGGGCGATGCCGCCCTCGCACGCCTTCTCGTACAGCGCCGCGGCCCGGCCCTCGTCCCGCGCGACTCCACTGCCTTGCGCATGGAGCACGCCGACGTTGAAGCAACCCTGGGCGATGCCGCCCTCACAGGCCTTCTCGAGCAGCGCCGCGGCCCGTCCCTCGTCCCGCGCGACTTCCACGCCCTCGTAGTACCTCATACCGAGGCTGTAGCACCCCAGGGCCGCTCCGCCCTCGCACCCCTTCTCGTACAGCGCGCTGGCCCGGCCCTCGTCCCGCATGACTCCCACGCCGGCGGCGTAGCGACGGGCGAGCTCCACGCACGGCTCCGCCGCGCCGCCCTCACACGCCACCATGAGGCGCTCCACCGGCGACAGCTCCGGCGTGTCCTGGGAGGACGGGGCCGCCTGCCGCCCCGTGGCACAGGCCCCCAGCACCCCGAGCAGAACACACAGCCCCACGCTTCGCCGCGCCATGCTTCCACGCACTTCGGACATGTCATCCCCCCTCTGAATGGACAGGAGACAAACCCTATCATCCGGCGGACGGCGGTGGACACTGCTTCTCCCCACGTCAGGCCCGCCCCGTGTCGCCGGGGTGCACCGTCCATTGTTGCGGGCAGACCGGAACAAGGGATGATGGCCGGACAACGCGGAAAGGAAGACATGCGCGGCCTGAGACGAGCACTTGTAGGGATAGGCCTGGTGGCGAGCCCTGCCCTGGGAGCACAGCCCCAGGGAGCCAAGGCCCAGCCTCGCCCGCTGAGCACCGTGCTGTCGGTGGATGCCGTGAGCCTGGTGCGCAGCACCTTGCAGCTCGAGGGAGAGCGGGTCCTGACGGACAAGCTCAGCGTCCAGCTGGGAGTCAGCCTCTCGCTGTCCGCCAGCCGGGTGGGCCGGGAGGTGCCCATCGCCGGTGCCGGAGGCTTCGTCACCCGGCGCGTCGAGCAGGGCAACACCACGGGCACCGTGTCCCTGTCGCCGGGCGCCCGCTACTTCCTGTGGGGCAGCGCTCCCGAGGGGCTGTGGGCTGGCCTGCAGCTCGGGGCGGGCGTGGGCCGCAGCTTGTTCGACAGCCGGTCGGATGGCGTGGCGGAGCCGTCCCGCATCACGAGCCTGCTCACCCTGGGCGGTGACGCCCTGGTGGGCTACTCGCTGCTGCTCACCCGGGGCTTCATGCTCCAGGCCGCCGTGGGGCTGGGGGCCGCGTATACGACCTACGAGGAGTCGTCGACCCTCTCGATAGGGCCGGACAACCAGCCCACCCAGGGTCCTCCCTCACGCACGCACCGCTGGGACTTCGGCCCCACCACCCGGCTCGCGCTCGGCTGGGCCTTCTGAAGTCCGAGCGGCGTGCACGGCCTCGAGTCCCGGCTACGGCACCGGGCACGCGGGGCTGGCGCTGGGGCAGGTGCCGCAGCCGGTGCCCTCGCAGTACTGACACGCGTCCCGCACGGCCGGATCGCTGGGTGCCGACTGGTCGTGCACCACCTGCACCTGGCAGGCCGCCGAGGCCCGGTTCCCACTCGGATCCGTGACCGTGAAGTGCACCGTGTACACACGCCCGTTGCCGCGCCCCTGCCGCTCCGAGCGCAGCCGCGCCGCCGACCCGCCCCCCAGCTCGATGTCCCGGCACGTGTGGCCATCGCCCACGGCGTCATCCACCAGCGAGTCATCCTCCACTTCGTCCGACTCGGCCCTGGAGATGACCCCCACCGCGTCCACGTCCAGGGGACCGTGACACCTGTCCACCACGCTCTCCACGCAATGGCTGAGCTTGAAGTCCAGCATCTCATGGTTGGGAGCCCACAGGCTCACCGGCTCCGGCTTGACGGTGATGATGGGGGCGAGGGTGTCCACCACGCACACCTGATGCGCGCAGCTCGCGTCCTGGCCAATGGAGTCGCTCGCCGAGCACGTGCCCGTATTGCACCCCAGCGGGAAGACGCTGCCCGAGGGCGGCTGGCACGACACGCTGTAGCCTGGCACTCCGCCCGTGACCGAGGGAGAGAAGCTCGCCACCGCGCCTCCGTTCTCGCACTCCAGCGTCTGCGAAGCCGGGCAGTCGATGTAAAGCGGCGGTGGGGGATCTCCCGCGCAGTCCGGTGGGCTGACGGCGACGGCCAGGACTCCCAACATCACGAATGCTTTCATCTGTGAGTGCCTCCCTGTTCCTCGAAGCGTAGACCAGAAGCGGGCTTCGAGGGTGGACAACTCAGGCGCGTCCAGGGCGGAACATGGGCGTCAGGGGCGGAACGTCCCGCACCTCGATGACGGCGGCCACCTTGAACCCGTGGCGCTCGTAGAAGGGGATCAGCGTCGGATTGGACGCCTCGAGATAGGCGGGAGCACCCTCCGCGTCGATGCGCGCCAGCGTATGCCGCAGGAGCGCCGAGCCGACGCCGCGTCCCTGAAAGCGGGGGTCGACACCCAGAGCCAACAGGTACCAGTGCGGCTGCGCGGGATGGTGGCGCTGCATCTCGACCCGAAGCTCGCCCGCGATGGCCTCGTCCTCTTCCGTGCCCGGCATGTCGAGCGCCGCCATCCGCGCCGGATCCGCATGGACGCCGGGCGGCAGCCACATCGCCACGCCCTCGAAGCGTTCCGTGGCGGACACGCCGCGGTGCTCGAAGCCGCGCTCGCCCTGGGCGAACACCACCTGCGGCCACCAGCGAAGATAGTCGCTCGCGCCTGGCCACCAGTAGCGGGTGACAGGATCGGTCGCGAACGCCAGCGTCAGCGTGTCCAGGACGGCGGCCTGGTCCGAGGCCTCGATCGTGCGGATCTCCACGGGAGCTCTCCAGTCCGTTGCGGCGCCAGCCTAGAACAAGCCGGGCGGCCGCTGGACCGGAAAGCGGTGGCGTATAGGCGGGAGAGAAGCCATGCGGCGCTGGAGATTCGGGGAGACAGGCTCACGGCCCTGTACCCCGAGGGCCGCGTGCCCCTGCCACCGGTGCAGCGGCGGCACGCGTTTGCAGTAGTGATGGCTCCAGAGTCGTGAGAGCCTTGCGACGCTTCACAACTTGGAGGGCACATGCGAGGAATCATCAGAGTCGTGTTGTCTGCGTGCTTGCTGGCGGGCTGTGGTGGTGTCGAAGCAGACATGGAGGCCGCGCCGCTCGGTACCGAGCAGCCGGGTACCCATGAGACAGGCGAGGTCAGTGCCGCGGTGTTGCTCTACTGCCACGAATTGGATGGCAGCGCCTGCCCATCGGCTGGAGCCAGCCCGCGGACGTGCAAGGTCGGGGATGTCGGTCACGCCACGTGCTACTGCGACGGGGGCGAGACCTCGTATTGGCGTTGTTACTACTGAGCACCCCGCCCTGAGCTCAGCGGAAGCAAGCGAGCCGGCCGCCGGCCCAGCGGCTCAGTGTCGGCCAATCAAGACCGTGTCTTCGGTCTTCGTGTCCACGGTGTTGTCCTCGGGGTCCACGTCGATGAGGAGATGGCGCGGATCGATGCCGGCGCGCGCGGGCCGCTTGGGCACCGTCACGGTGAGGCGCTGCTCTCCCGAGCGCACCCGGGTCATGCGCAGGTGCAGGGGCTCACCCTGCCCTTCCCCCTCCGCGGCCGCGTAGACGCCGAGCTCGACGGGCTCGTCCATCGGCACCTCGGTGAGGTGGCCCACCTCGTCCACCACCACCTTGCGCGCCACCACGTCGAGGCTCACCCGCCAGGCGCCCCCCTCCGCGGGCTCCACCGTGGCCCGCTTCGTCTTCAGCTCCCAGTAGGTGTTGGCGGCGAAGAGGTCGTGCAGCAGGCCCTGCTGCTCCGGCGGGGTGACGGCCTGCAGCTCGCGATACAGGTCGAGCGAGGTGGGCAGGGGCGGCTGCCCGGCGCCGTACTTCTCCATCATCGTGCGCAGCGCCCCGTTCACCCGGGCCTCCCCCACGTACTCGCGCAGCGCGAACATGGCGAAGGGGCCCTTGCGGTACGCCTGGAACCACTCCACGGTCTGCAACAGCGGCACGCCGGCGCGCGAGCGGGGCGTGAGGTACTCGATCCGCATCACGGCCAGCAGCCGCTCCAGGTGCGCGCGGCCGTAGGTGCGCTCCACCACCCCCAGGGCCGAGTACCAGGACAGGCTCTCGTTGAGCAACGGCGCACCCACCACGGGCGCGGGCTTCAGCTGGTTGCCCCACCACTTGTGCCCCACCTCGTGTGCCACGACCGCGAAGGGGAAGTCCACCTCGCGCGGGTCGGCCTCGGACTGCAGCTGCGAGAAGCCCTCCCTGTACGAGACGTTCACCGGCGCGGAGTGCAGCCCGATGCCTTCGCCTGCGTGCTCCACGAAGCGCAGCTGGCGGTGCGGGTAGGGGCCGAACTGCTCGGTGAGGAAGTCGAGCGAGGCCTGCATGCCGTGCAGGATGCGCTCCACGTTGCCGGGGTGGCCCGGGTGGTGGAACACCTGCAGCGCCACATCCCTCCAGCGCGCCTCGCGCACCGCGTACGCGGCCGAGTAGAGCGCGTAGTCGTGGGAGATAGGCACGTCGGTCACGTAGTGGAAGTAGCGGCGGCCGCCCTCCGTCCACTCGCGGCGCAGGGCCCCGGGGGCCACGGCCACCTGGCCCGCGTCGGTGCCCACCACCGCGTCGAAGGCGATGCGCCCGGCCCCCTGCTCCCGCAGGCCTTCGCTGTCCTCCAGCGTGGGGATGGGGGGCCGCGGCGCGAGGCCGTGGGCGCGGCGCACGCCTGCCTCGTTGAGCTCGCGGCTCTCCTGGTACCCGATGGCGGGCAACCAGCGGCGCGGCTGGACGTAGGTGCCATTGCGCACGACGGACGCGTCGGCCTGGCCGTGGGTGAAGCCCCGGGGCGCGAAGCGCACCTCGAAGCCCAGCTGTAGGGCCTCCCCCGGCTGCAGCGGCGGCTGCAGCGTGTAGACCGAGTGGCCGAGCTCCGCGTCCACGTGTGAGGGAGTGGCGGCCCGGTCGAAGCGCAAGGGGCCCGTCTCCACGCCCTCGGCGAGGCCGATGTGCAGGGTGGCCATGGCCTCACGGCTCCGGTTGACGAGCGTATAGGTGCCGCGCAGCTCCGCCCTGCGGTGCCGCGGGTGCAGCTCCACGTGCAGCTTCACGGAGGTGATCCGCGGCTGCGGCAGGCGTGCGTACTGGCCGTAGAGCCGCTCGTACTCCGCGCGCGCCTCTTCGACCTGGGCGCGGGTGCGGAACGGGTGGAGGACGTGCGTGTTGTACACGATGAAGCCGCCCACCCCGAGGACGGCAGCGCCGGCCAGTGCCCCGGTGAGGGCCACGGGCCGCGTGAGCCGGTGGCGCGCGAGCTGGAGCCGCTCGCGTGGGCCCGACACCCGGCCCCGCACCCACAAGAGCCGCGCGGCCACCGCGAGCAGCAGCGCCCACGCGGCCCAGTACGCCTTGAACCAGGCCCAGGCCGTCAGGTGCGGGCCGAAGCCGTTCAGGTCGTTGTACTCCCAGCCCGGGTCGGACCCGTACACCCACAGCGGATCCTCGAGCCCGAGCGAGGGCCCGAAGAAGCGCAGGCCGTAGACGAGCAGCAGCACCGCGTGGCCGGCGTACTTCTGGTCCACCAGCACGTGCACGCCCAGGCCGAGCAGCGCGAAGAGCAGGTGGTCGGCGAGCTTCAGGCCGAAGAGGATGGACAGGTACACCCGCGGCTCGAAGGCGGCATGACCCAGCCCCACCTGGATGAGCAGGGACGTCGCCGTCAGCGCCGCCTGCAGCAGCACGATCATCAGCGCGAGCCCCGCGAGCTTGCCGAGGAAGGGGACCCAGTCTGGCGTGGGCGCGGCGTCCGCCAGCTCGCTCACCCCCGCCTCCCGCTCGCGCCACACCAGGCCTCCGGCGCAGAAGATGACGAGCAGCGGCATCACCATGCCCAGCAGGTCCCCGTTGGCGCTGATGAACCCGGTGAGGAGCCGGGTGGAGGGCGCCTTCGGCACCCCCATGTGCTGCATGATCTCGGGGGCGACGAGCAGCAGGAACAGCGGCATGAGCACGAGCGCGACGCCGCCCGGGCCGGCAATCAGGGCGCGCAGCGACTGCGCCGCGACCGCCCACACCTGGCGCGTCCGGGCCACGGCACCCGGAGCGGGCCGCACCGGGGGCACGGTGATGGGACCGATGCGGGCCGGCGGCGGGACGGCGGCCGCGCGACGGCCACGGCCCGCATCGACGCCCGGGTGGGCGAAGCGGAAGCGCAGGTGGGTGAAGGCGAGCGCCGCTGCCGCGAGGGCGAGCCACAGCAGGCGGTTGGCGGCCAGCGCCTCGGCGAGCTCGAGCAGCCCCGTGTTCTTCTCCCCGGGCGTCCAGGACTGCGACAGTTCGTTGAGCACGGTGAAGCCGAGGGGGTCCACGAGCTTGCCGGCCCCCCAGTGCCTCAGCGCGCCTGCCACGTAGAGGCGCCCCACGAGGGTGGTGGCGAAGAGCAGCACCGCGCAGAGGTAGGCCGTCATCGCGCGACGGCTCAGCACCGCGAAGCTGAACATCAGCGCGCAGGCGACGAAGGCGTTGGGCAGGGTGATGCAGAGGTAGACGCCAGCGTACGCCGCGGGCCGCAAGGGCCCGAGCAGCTCGGGCTCGGGGCCCGGCGCGTAGGCGGCGAGCAGCAGGCCCAGGGGCACCGCGAGCACCACGAGCGCCGTGAGGGTGAACGCCGCGAGGAAGCGCCCGCCGAGGTAGGCCGTCCTGCCCACCGGCGTGGTGTAGAGGAGCGGATGCATGCGCAGCTGCACGTCGCGCGCGGCCGCGTCGCCGGCGAGGGGGGCTGGGACCAGCAGGCCCATCAGGCTGCCCAGCACGGAGACGACGCCCAGCGCGAAGGGCGAGTTGAAGAGGTAGCCGCCATCACGCGCTTGCTCGATCTGGGCCTCGTTGGCCACCTGGTAGACGAACCCGAGCAGCAGCACGAAGGAGAGCCAGGGCGTGACGCGGCGCGCCTGCAGGCCGAGCTCGTAGCGGAAGATTTCGCGCAGCATCATGACGCCACCTCGAGCCGGGGCTGCACGGCGCGGGAGACTCCGTGGCCCCCCATCACGCAAAAGTAGACGTCCTCGAGGCCGGGCTCCGCCGGCTCGAACCCCGCGCCCGGCAGGGCCTCGGCGTACACGCGCACCACGGTGCGCCCGGCCAGCAGCCGGGTGGAGAGGACCGCGTGGGTGCGCTCGAGCGCCTCGAGCTCGCCGCGGGGCACGACCTTGCGCCAGATGCGCCCGCGCAGCGCCTCCACCGCGCGCAGCGGCTCATCCTCCAGGAGGATGGTGCCGCGGTCGATGATGGCCATGCGGCTGCACAGCTCCGCCACGTCCTCCACGATGTGCGTGGAGAGGAGGACGACGCTGCGCTCGCCCAGGCCGCTCAGCAGGTTCAAGAAGCGCACCCGCTCGGCGGGGTCGAGGCCGGCGGTCGGCTCGTCGACGATGATGAGCCGCGGGTCGCCCAGCAGCGCGACGGCGACGCCGAAGCGCTGCCGCATGCCCCCCGAGAAGCCGCCCAGCTTCTGCTTGCGCACGTCGTGCAGGTTCACCTGGTGCAGCAGCGCGTCCACCGTCTCGCGCCGCACCCGCCGGTCGGTGAGGCCCTTGAGCACCGCGAAGTGCTCGAGCAGCCGCTCCGCGCTCTCCCGCGGGTACACGCCGAACTCCTGCGGCAGGTAGCCGAGCGACTCGCGCGCCCGCTCCTTGTCCTTCAGCACGTCCACGTCCCCGAGGTGGACGCTGCCACGGTCGGGCTCCTGCAGCGTGGCCAGCGTGCGCATCAGCGTGGACTTGCCCGCGCCGTTGGGGCCCAGGAGCCCGTACATCCCGGCGGGAATCGTCAGCGACACGTCCTTCAGCGCATGCACGCCGTTGGCGTACGTCTTGGAAAGGTTGCGAATCTGCAGATCCATGGGAGCACCGGGGTCGAGGGAACAGCGGGCAAGACGGGGGCTGCGTCGTCCCCGCGAGCGGTGCGGGGACGGAAAGGAACAGGACGGTGCCGCGCTTCAGGGCGCGGCGGTGCTCAGCGGGGCCGCTGCTCCCGGTGGCGGGAGGCGGCGGCCCACAGGAGGGCGAGCACCGCGCCCGTCCACAGCAGCGTGGCGAGGGCCCAGTCCCCGACGTCCGGCAGGCCCCACCAGGCGTT
The sequence above is drawn from the Archangium gephyra genome and encodes:
- a CDS encoding ABC transporter permease/M1 family aminopeptidase produces the protein MMLREIFRYELGLQARRVTPWLSFVLLLGFVYQVANEAQIEQARDGGYLFNSPFALGVVSVLGSLMGLLVPAPLAGDAAARDVQLRMHPLLYTTPVGRTAYLGGRFLAAFTLTALVVLAVPLGLLLAAYAPGPEPELLGPLRPAAYAGVYLCITLPNAFVACALMFSFAVLSRRAMTAYLCAVLLFATTLVGRLYVAGALRHWGAGKLVDPLGFTVLNELSQSWTPGEKNTGLLELAEALAANRLLWLALAAAALAFTHLRFRFAHPGVDAGRGRRAAAVPPPARIGPITVPPVRPAPGAVARTRQVWAVAAQSLRALIAGPGGVALVLMPLFLLLVAPEIMQHMGVPKAPSTRLLTGFISANGDLLGMVMPLLVIFCAGGLVWREREAGVSELADAAPTPDWVPFLGKLAGLALMIVLLQAALTATSLLIQVGLGHAAFEPRVYLSILFGLKLADHLLFALLGLGVHVLVDQKYAGHAVLLLVYGLRFFGPSLGLEDPLWVYGSDPGWEYNDLNGFGPHLTAWAWFKAYWAAWALLLAVAARLLWVRGRVSGPRERLQLARHRLTRPVALTGALAGAAVLGVGGFIVYNTHVLHPFRTRAQVEEARAEYERLYGQYARLPQPRITSVKLHVELHPRHRRAELRGTYTLVNRSREAMATLHIGLAEGVETGPLRFDRAATPSHVDAELGHSVYTLQPPLQPGEALQLGFEVRFAPRGFTHGQADASVVRNGTYVQPRRWLPAIGYQESRELNEAGVRRAHGLAPRPPIPTLEDSEGLREQGAGRIAFDAVVGTDAGQVAVAPGALRREWTEGGRRYFHYVTDVPISHDYALYSAAYAVREARWRDVALQVFHHPGHPGNVERILHGMQASLDFLTEQFGPYPHRQLRFVEHAGEGIGLHSAPVNVSYREGFSQLQSEADPREVDFPFAVVAHEVGHKWWGNQLKPAPVVGAPLLNESLSWYSALGVVERTYGRAHLERLLAVMRIEYLTPRSRAGVPLLQTVEWFQAYRKGPFAMFALREYVGEARVNGALRTMMEKYGAGQPPLPTSLDLYRELQAVTPPEQQGLLHDLFAANTYWELKTKRATVEPAEGGAWRVSLDVVARKVVVDEVGHLTEVPMDEPVELGVYAAAEGEGQGEPLHLRMTRVRSGEQRLTVTVPKRPARAGIDPRHLLIDVDPEDNTVDTKTEDTVLIGRH
- a CDS encoding ABC transporter ATP-binding protein — translated: MDLQIRNLSKTYANGVHALKDVSLTIPAGMYGLLGPNGAGKSTLMRTLATLQEPDRGSVHLGDVDVLKDKERARESLGYLPQEFGVYPRESAERLLEHFAVLKGLTDRRVRRETVDALLHQVNLHDVRKQKLGGFSGGMRQRFGVAVALLGDPRLIIVDEPTAGLDPAERVRFLNLLSGLGERSVVLLSTHIVEDVAELCSRMAIIDRGTILLEDEPLRAVEALRGRIWRKVVPRGELEALERTHAVLSTRLLAGRTVVRVYAEALPGAGFEPAEPGLEDVYFCVMGGHGVSRAVQPRLEVAS